The Mangrovibacterium diazotrophicum DNA window TATTTACCAACCGAATTTCAGGTTGAAACCGTGCCGGGCATCTACTCGTTTTCAGCCATCAGCAGCTTGCTTTCGACGCCACTGGTGAAGGGCGATGATAAATTAGCCGTGATTTGCTCTTTTGACGAGGCCGCAAAAACAATCATGCAGTCGGCCGAAGCGGTGGTTTGCATGAAAGTTTCAGCTTACCACCAGGAGCTTTTCAACTACTTGTCCGGGCAAACCGACTACCAATTCACGCTAATGACCGATGCCGGGAAACCCAGCCAGAAATGTTATACCGACATCTCGATTTTACAGGAAAAGGTCCCCTATTTTTCAACGGCCATTCTACTTAAAAACGCAAACGAAGAACAATGTCTGAAGTAATTTTCATAGGTGCAGGACCGGGCGATCCGGAACTCATCACCATCAAAGGACAAAAGGCGGTGCGCCATGCCGATGTAATTATCTACGCCGGCTCGCTGGTTCCCGAGGCTGTGATTGAAGATCGCAGAGCCGATGCCAAAGTGTACAACAGCGCCACGATGGACCTGAAAAGCATCATCGATACCATGCGCGAAGCAACCGAAAAAGGCCAAACGGTTGCCCGGGTTCATACCGGCGATCCATCGATCTACGGGAGTATTCGCGAGCAAATTGAAGAACTCGACAAGCTGGGCATTCCGCATCGGGTGATTCCCGGCGTTAGCTCGTTTGTGGCTTCGGCTGCAGCCCTGCAACGCGAATTTACGGTTCCCGGGATTTCGCAAACCGTTATTTGCACCCGCATGGAAGGTCGCACGCCGGTGCCCGATCTCGAGAAAATTGAGTTACTGGCGAGCCACCGTGCTTCGATGTCGATTTTTCTGTCGGTCGGCATGATTTCGAAATTGGTGGAAAAACTAACCAAGCACTATCCGCTGCACACGCCTGTTGCCGTCATTCAGCGTGCCAGTTGGCCCGACCAGAAGATTGTAAAAGGGATGCTGGCCGATATTGCACAAAAGGTAAAGGACGAAAACATCACCAAAACGGCCATGATTTTGGTGGGCGATTTCCTGGGCGATGAGTTTGAGAACTCACTACTCTATGCCTCGCATTTCACGCACGAGTACCGTAAAGGGAATAACGAACATCCTTCGAATTAAAGTTCGGCTATGAAGCAGTCTGTCGCCATCATCTCCATCAGTTTACAGGGCAATCAACTGGCTCGGGAGATCAAACAGCATTTTCCGGAGGCCGATTGTTTTACCCTGGCCAAATGGAAAGCCACGGGGTTTCGTCCGATTGAAGGAAAGCTCAGCCAGTTCTGCCAACATCTGTTTCAGAACTATGACAGCCTGATCTTCATTATGGCTACCGGAATTGTGGTGCGCAGCATTGCCCCCTGGATTCAGGACAAGACTAGCGACCCCGCAGTGGTGGTGCTCGACGACGCCGGCAAACACGCCATTAGCCTGCTAAGCGGGCACCTGGGTGGAGCCAATGCATTAACCAACCGACTCGCCAACTTAATTGGCGCCCACCCGGTGATCACCACCGCCTCGGATGTCAACCAATTGCCATCAGTCGATTTGTTGGCGCAACAGGCCGGACTGGTCATTGCTTCCATGGAAGATGCAAAAATGGTGACCGCTTGCCTGGTGAACCGCCAAGCCGTTGAACTTTGTGATCGGGGCAACTGGTTGGGTGCGCTTGAACTTCCACCTTTTGAAGGTGAACCGGCAGCTCGGATCATCGTCTCCAACCGAATGACGATTCCGGCTGATTTACCTGCAGTGCAACTCATTCCCCGGAATATTTACCTGGGAATTGGCTGTAAAAAGGACAGTTCTCCCGAGGTACTTTGGACGTTCATCGAACAACAATTGGAGCAATTGCAAGTGGACAAACGCAGTGTGGCCGCGGTTTGCTCCATTGAGCTAAAAAGCTCGGAACCGGCCATTCTGGAAGCGGCAAAGAAACTGAACTGCGAAACCAAATTTTACGAGGCCGAGGTGCTGCAAACAGTCGAGCATTTGTTTGAAGGCTCCGACTTTGTGAAACAAATTACCGGCGTTCGCTCGGTGAGCAGCCCGGCGGCCTACCTGGCTGGTGAAAAAGAAGGTGAATTCCTGCTTCAAAAAGCCCGGCAAACAGGCATGACATTATCTGTATTTGAAACAAAACAATACCAATGCAAGGAAAAATAACACTAGTGGGCACCGGCCCCGGCGATAAGGACTACATTTGTCCGCGAGCCCTGCAGGCGCTTGAACAGAGCGATATTATTGCAGGCTATAAAACGTACATCGAGTTGATTAAAACGCTTTTCCCCGAGAAACAATTTGCATCGTCGGGCATGAAAAAAGAGGTGGATCGGTGCGTGGAAGTGCTGGAACTGGCCGAAGTAGGAAATGTGGTGAGCCTGATTAGCAGTGGCGACGCCGGGATTTACGGCATGGCCGGAATAATGCTCGAGATTGTCGCCGAACGCCAATCCGAAGTACCGGTCGACATCATTCCGGGGATCAGTGCGGCTACCTCGGCAGCATCCCTGCTCGGAGCGCCGCTGATGAATGATTTCGTCACCCTCAGCCTAAGCGACCTGCTAACCCCCTGGGAACTGATCCTAAAGCGAATCCGGGCGGCCGGAGAAGGCGACTTCGCTGTTGCTCTGTACAACCCGCGCAGCAAAACGCGCATCAAGCAGCTGGATACCGCTGTTGATATTCTGCTGCAATACCAGAAGCCGGAAACACCGGTGGGCATCGTGAAACAAGCCATGCGAGAAGGCCAACAGGTGGTTCTGACCACGCTGGGCGAACTTAAAAATGCCGATGTAGACATGCTGACCACCGTGATTATCGGGAACTCGCAAACGCAGGTCATCAACGGCAAAATGGTGACCATTCGGGGATATCGCTTATGATTTGGATTATCGGGGGAACAAGTGATGCCAACAAGCTTGCAGAGCGCTTTCGGCGCGAAGGCCATCGGGTGCTGATTAGTACCACCACTGCCTACGGCTCGCAACTGGCGGCGCTGCAAAATTGTGAGGTCGTTGAGCAACAACTGAACGAAAGCGACATGGAGCAGCTACTGACCGACAAAGCCATTTCGGTGGTGGTTGATGCCAGTCACCCTTTTGCCGAACTTGTTTCAACACAGGCCATGGCGGTTTGTGCGCGTATGAAACGCCCTTACCTGCGTTTTGAACGGGGACAAGTTCAAATACCCGGCGCCCGTTATTATCCCGACTACGACCAGCTGATTGAAGCGCTAAAACAAACCAGTGGCAACATTCTGCTCACCATTGGGTCCAAAAATGTCCATCGCTTTTGCCCCGAGCTTCTCGACCGGATTGTTGCCCGGGTTTTGCCGGTCAGCAAAAGTCTGGATGAGTGCCAGGCCGCTGGACTACTGGTTCACCAGCTTATTGCCATGAAGGGGCGCATGCGTGTGGAAACCAACCGGGCTTTGATGAAGGAATACCTGATTACCCAACTTGTCACCAAAGAATCGGGCGAAGCCGGCGGACTGCTCGAGAAATGCCAGGCAGCACAAGAACTGGGCATCGCGGTGCACATTGTGTCCCGCCCCCGTCTTCGTTATCCGCTTGTTTTTTCCGATATTGACGCGCTTGTGCAACAACTGAACGAAACTCTGAAAGCATTACGAACATGATAAACGGACACGGTAACAACCTACAAGGAATACAACACCTGCTGAAAGCTGATTTCAGCACCAATGTGTTCGATAATCCGCAAACCGACGGCTTGTTGGACTACCTGCAGACGCAGATCCCGGTCATTCGCAACTACCCGGATCCCGAGTGCCGGATTTTACGCGAAAAGCTGGCCACTACATTCAAAATAAGCCCGGAACATGTGCTGGTTACCAATGGCTCAACGGAGTCGTTTTACCTGCTGGCCCATGCCTTTCAGCAACAATGCTCGGCTATTCGCACGCCGGCTTTTGCCGAGTACGAAGATGCCTGCACGCTTCACAAACATCAGATCGTGTTTGTGGATGAGCTGCAGGAACTCAACAGCAGCACAACGGCTGATTTAGTGTGGATCGGCAATCCCAATAATCCCGACGGTCGTTATCGCAGTCCGCAAGAGTTGATTGCTTTCCTCAGGCAAAATCCTAAGCGCCTGTTGGTGGTTGACGAGGCTTACATCGACCTTTGCGAAGGGGCCGAAACTGTGGCTCCCCTGGTTAGTCAGTATCCAAATTTGGTGGTCATCAAATCCTTCACCAAGCTGTTTGCCATTCCGGGCATTCGGATTGGGTACCTGCTGGCAGATCCTTCGATCATTCATCGGCTTCAGGCCTGCCATATGCCCTGGGCGGTGAATGCCCTGGCTTTGAAGGCCGGCGAGTATATTCTGGATTTGCCCGAAAAGCCAACCGCTGCGTTTCGCCAACGGTTAAACGAATCCAAACGCCTGCAAACGGAACTGGCGCAGCTTCCGGGATTAAAGGTATTCCCCTCGCCCACCAATTATTTTCTGTGCCAATTGCAGCAGGCAACGGCAGCCGAACTGAAAACAGTGTTGCTGGAAAAGCACGGCTTCCTGATCCGCGATGCCTCGAATTTTCGCGGACTCGGGCCCGGTCATTTTCGCATTGCTGCCCAAAACAAAACTATTAACAACGAATTTATCTCTGCTCTCAGAGCCAGCATTAATGTCCTACAACCATGTCTTTCTTCCCCATCTCATTAAACCTGGCCGGTAAACAAATCGGCCTGATTGGCGGCGGCCGGGTGGCTGCTCAAAAATTGAAAAGCCTGGTGCGCTACAGTTCCAACATTCGCGTGGTAGCTCCCGAAATAGTACCGGAAATTGAATCAAACCCGGCAGTTCAGTGTCGGTACGAAGCCTATCAGCCCCAACACATCGACGGGCTATTCCTGGTGTTTGCCTGCACCGATTCGCCCGAAGTGAATGCCCAAATTCAGGCGGATTGTGAGTCTCGGGGCATTTTGTGCAACCGCACCGATGATGCCGACGTGTCCGATTTTCATTCGTCAGCCTTAGTTGAAACCGACGACTTTGTGGTGGCCCTGAACTCGAAGCGCAAGGAGGGGAAGAAAACGGTGCTGATGGCTCAGGAGATCGAACATTTTGTGCGCGAGCGCGAGCAACTGCTGCAACAAAAAGAGCAGTTGGCAGGCAAAGTCTTTTTGGTTGGCTTTGGCCCCGGAAACCCCAGCTTGCTGAGCCGACGTGGCGAGCAATTGCTGTTTCAGGCCGACATTATTTTTTACGACGAACTGCTCGATCACAAATTCCTGGCGCGCTACCGGGGCGAAAAACACTACGTGGGCAAACGCCGGGGCAACCACAGCAAGGAACAGGACGAAATTAACGAGGTGTTGTACCAGGCGGCTCAAAGCGGCCAACTAGTTGTCCGCCTCAAGGGTGGCGACCCGCTTATTTTTGGGCGGGGCAGCGAAGAGCGCTTCTACCTCGAAGAACGAGGCCTAGCGGTGGAGTTTGTCCCCGGCATCAGCTCGGCCATTGCGGCGGCTTCGCTGGGCAATATACCGCTCACCCATCGCGGCATTGCCTCGTCGGTGAGCTTTGGCACGGCGCACGGCAAAAGCAGTTACAAAATTCCCAATTCCGACACGGCCGTGTATTACATGGGCGCCTCGCACATGCACGAAATTGCTACCAACTACCTGGAGCAGGGCTACCCCGACGATTACCCGGTTGGACTGGTGTACAAAGCCAGCTTCCCCGATCAGGAAGTGACCCGCACCACCATTGGGCAACTCAGTCGCGGCGAAGTGGCCGCCAAAAGCCCTGTGATTGGTATTTTCGGGCACACCGTCAATTACCGCGATTACCTGAAAGCAAACAACTAAATAAACACAACAAAGGCTGCCTGAAAAAGACAGCCTCTTTACTTATTCACTGTTCAGTAAATACAACCACTTAATCCTATTTTACTTTTCAATCCAGCCAATACATGGGGCAATTACTATTTCATTAGGTGGTTTTATCCTGACAGTTAGCCAACAGTCTCTGCATTTCAAAATTTTCTCCCGCGCCAACTGCCTCAAAAAACTTCAACATCCAAAATAGACGGCTAAACGCAATCGACTATAAAGTCAGAAGTCTAAAAAAATAATTTTCACTAGTTACCGTCGGGATATTGGCTCGAATTAAAACGAATTCATGTTTATTCCAAATTATTAATCTTCACCTGGATATCTGCCGGAGGAGCAAAGTACATCCACGAGGAAACCAGCACATCAGCTCCGGCTTTCGCATAAGCTGCGATATTGCTGGCATTGATACCACCCGCAGCAATCATGCAGATACCCGGATTCTCCTCCCTACAGACGACAAGTGTTCGTTCAAAATCCACCGGAGACAACTTATCCAACTGCACCGCATCAGCACCGGCAACCGCCGCCGCAAGCGCCTCCTGCTGCGAATGTGCTTCCACCACCACCATCCTTTCTTTTTGCTGCAGACGGATTCGCTGGATAAGTGCTGGTAACTGGCCATATCCCCCGGTAAAAAGGAGATGTTCGCGAAATAGCAGGATACTGTCAGACAAGCCGGTGCGGTGAGGCACTCCCCCACCTGCCATTAAAGCCTTGAGGGCGATTTTTTTCAGGTAAGGCGGATGCTTTCGCGTACCGGCAACGGAAACAGAAGGGTTCTCTGACCTGGCCAGTTTCGCCAGCAAATGTGTGCGCTCGGCAATACCTGAGGCAAACTCAATCATAGCCCCTCCCGTACGCCAAATCAGGTGTAACGACTGGGCATCGCCCTCGGCTTCCAGAATCTTGTCACCAATCTCCAGCATGGTGCCAGAAGCAACTGCAAACAGAACCTTCAAGCCTACTTTTTGATACATCCGAACGGCTTCTTCGGTGCAGCAAACTACCATCCGATTACGGGCAAAAATCTCGATTCTTCCTTGCTGCCCGTGCAGGCCAAGTAACAAACTGGTCATATCCCCTGCCGGAACATCGTCTTCAATCAGGCGATCAATGTCATGGTCGGTAAAATAAATCATTGTTTTCTATGTTTAGTGTTCATGTTTTGAGGCTCCTTGAAACAACAGCCGAATACCAATCGAAAATTGCCGTCCGAAATCGGGATAGATTGGCGATACCGTTGCATAACGTTCATCGAAAATATTCCGAACAGCGCCTCTCAGTTCCACAAAATCACCGGGTACGCGGTAATTGATGTTCAGGTCCCAATTGAAATAATTGCCAATGGAAACCTCTTCTTTCAAGAAGCGATCGGTTTTATAGTCGGAAACATATTTGCCAAACAAGTTGGCATTGAATTTCCGCGCGACATACGACAGCCCCAGGTTGGCAATAAATGGTGGCTGCTTAGCATACTTTCGGTACTGGGATTCCTCTGACTGGTAGATCAGTTTATACGACAGGTTAGTCATCAAAGACCAATGATCCCGCCACTCCGGACTGTGATAAGTCAGCTCCGCCCCATAGGTATGCAAAGAGATGTTTTTCTGGTAATAGCGAATTTGTCCGTCATCGTCGTAATAGGCGCGATTGGTAAAATCGGAGGTATTTTGTTGCCGAAGCAGGAACAGCGTGAAAACGGTGTTTCCCCAACCGTCCGAAAAATGCTCCAGTCCCAAATCTACTCCGGTCCGATGTTCCTTTTCCAGGGAAGTTGTTGAGCCATCGTCAAGTAGCTGCAAAGCTGTTTGATCGAGCGGCAGCACTCCGGCATTTACCATCAGGTTGACATTCAAATCTGGAGAGTAGTGCCAGGAGATTCCGCTGCTCAAATTAGGCAAC harbors:
- the cobI gene encoding precorrin-2 C(20)-methyltransferase translates to MNTTNGTLYGIGLGPGDPDLLTLKAVKVLQNADLICVPNSKGQSSTALEIVRPHLSPKASTLAMGFSMSPDVETRRAARRENAELIQEHLRKGQNVAFLTLGDPMLYSTYSYILDYLPTEFQVETVPGIYSFSAISSLLSTPLVKGDDKLAVICSFDEAAKTIMQSAEAVVCMKVSAYHQELFNYLSGQTDYQFTLMTDAGKPSQKCYTDISILQEKVPYFSTAILLKNANEEQCLK
- the cobM gene encoding precorrin-4 C(11)-methyltransferase, encoding MSEVIFIGAGPGDPELITIKGQKAVRHADVIIYAGSLVPEAVIEDRRADAKVYNSATMDLKSIIDTMREATEKGQTVARVHTGDPSIYGSIREQIEELDKLGIPHRVIPGVSSFVASAAALQREFTVPGISQTVICTRMEGRTPVPDLEKIELLASHRASMSIFLSVGMISKLVEKLTKHYPLHTPVAVIQRASWPDQKIVKGMLADIAQKVKDENITKTAMILVGDFLGDEFENSLLYASHFTHEYRKGNNEHPSN
- the cbiG gene encoding cobalt-precorrin 5A hydrolase translates to MKQSVAIISISLQGNQLAREIKQHFPEADCFTLAKWKATGFRPIEGKLSQFCQHLFQNYDSLIFIMATGIVVRSIAPWIQDKTSDPAVVVLDDAGKHAISLLSGHLGGANALTNRLANLIGAHPVITTASDVNQLPSVDLLAQQAGLVIASMEDAKMVTACLVNRQAVELCDRGNWLGALELPPFEGEPAARIIVSNRMTIPADLPAVQLIPRNIYLGIGCKKDSSPEVLWTFIEQQLEQLQVDKRSVAAVCSIELKSSEPAILEAAKKLNCETKFYEAEVLQTVEHLFEGSDFVKQITGVRSVSSPAAYLAGEKEGEFLLQKARQTGMTLSVFETKQYQCKEK
- the cobJ gene encoding precorrin-3B C(17)-methyltransferase; this encodes MQGKITLVGTGPGDKDYICPRALQALEQSDIIAGYKTYIELIKTLFPEKQFASSGMKKEVDRCVEVLELAEVGNVVSLISSGDAGIYGMAGIMLEIVAERQSEVPVDIIPGISAATSAASLLGAPLMNDFVTLSLSDLLTPWELILKRIRAAGEGDFAVALYNPRSKTRIKQLDTAVDILLQYQKPETPVGIVKQAMREGQQVVLTTLGELKNADVDMLTTVIIGNSQTQVINGKMVTIRGYRL
- the cobK gene encoding precorrin-6A reductase, with translation MIWIIGGTSDANKLAERFRREGHRVLISTTTAYGSQLAALQNCEVVEQQLNESDMEQLLTDKAISVVVDASHPFAELVSTQAMAVCARMKRPYLRFERGQVQIPGARYYPDYDQLIEALKQTSGNILLTIGSKNVHRFCPELLDRIVARVLPVSKSLDECQAAGLLVHQLIAMKGRMRVETNRALMKEYLITQLVTKESGEAGGLLEKCQAAQELGIAVHIVSRPRLRYPLVFSDIDALVQQLNETLKALRT
- a CDS encoding threonine-phosphate decarboxylase, which produces MINGHGNNLQGIQHLLKADFSTNVFDNPQTDGLLDYLQTQIPVIRNYPDPECRILREKLATTFKISPEHVLVTNGSTESFYLLAHAFQQQCSAIRTPAFAEYEDACTLHKHQIVFVDELQELNSSTTADLVWIGNPNNPDGRYRSPQELIAFLRQNPKRLLVVDEAYIDLCEGAETVAPLVSQYPNLVVIKSFTKLFAIPGIRIGYLLADPSIIHRLQACHMPWAVNALALKAGEYILDLPEKPTAAFRQRLNESKRLQTELAQLPGLKVFPSPTNYFLCQLQQATAAELKTVLLEKHGFLIRDASNFRGLGPGHFRIAAQNKTINNEFISALRASINVLQPCLSSPSH
- the cobA gene encoding uroporphyrinogen-III C-methyltransferase translates to MSFFPISLNLAGKQIGLIGGGRVAAQKLKSLVRYSSNIRVVAPEIVPEIESNPAVQCRYEAYQPQHIDGLFLVFACTDSPEVNAQIQADCESRGILCNRTDDADVSDFHSSALVETDDFVVALNSKRKEGKKTVLMAQEIEHFVREREQLLQQKEQLAGKVFLVGFGPGNPSLLSRRGEQLLFQADIIFYDELLDHKFLARYRGEKHYVGKRRGNHSKEQDEINEVLYQAAQSGQLVVRLKGGDPLIFGRGSEERFYLEERGLAVEFVPGISSAIAAASLGNIPLTHRGIASSVSFGTAHGKSSYKIPNSDTAVYYMGASHMHEIATNYLEQGYPDDYPVGLVYKASFPDQEVTRTTIGQLSRGEVAAKSPVIGIFGHTVNYRDYLKANN
- the modD gene encoding ModD protein yields the protein MIYFTDHDIDRLIEDDVPAGDMTSLLLGLHGQQGRIEIFARNRMVVCCTEEAVRMYQKVGLKVLFAVASGTMLEIGDKILEAEGDAQSLHLIWRTGGAMIEFASGIAERTHLLAKLARSENPSVSVAGTRKHPPYLKKIALKALMAGGGVPHRTGLSDSILLFREHLLFTGGYGQLPALIQRIRLQQKERMVVVEAHSQQEALAAAVAGADAVQLDKLSPVDFERTLVVCREENPGICMIAAGGINASNIAAYAKAGADVLVSSWMYFAPPADIQVKINNLE